From Bifidobacterium sp. ESL0790, one genomic window encodes:
- the prfB gene encoding peptide chain release factor 2: protein MAEFDFSQALGEARKKYETIEKALDVERLKSEIDELEKEASAPNLWDDVENAQKITSRLSNKQGLIKKLDSLSSRLDDIETLYELGQEENDADSMNEAQSGVEALQKDLDEMEIQTLLDGEYDERSAVVTIRSGAGGVDAADFAQMLLRMYLRWAERNGYKTKVMDTSYAEEAGIKSATFQVDAPYAYGRLSVEGGTHRLVRISPFDNQGRRQTSFAAVEVVPLVEETDHIDIPDSDIRVDTYCSSGPGGQGVNTTYSAVRITHLPTNIVVTMQDERSQIQNRAAAMAVLQSRLLVLRHEAEAKKKKELAGDIKASWGDQMRSYVLHPYQMVKDLRTGYETSQTQAVFDGDINGFIDAGIRWRHEQRRQDAIEAEENGKN from the coding sequence ATGGCAGAATTTGATTTTTCGCAGGCGCTGGGCGAGGCGCGCAAGAAGTACGAGACAATCGAGAAGGCGTTGGACGTCGAAAGGCTCAAGTCCGAGATCGACGAGCTTGAAAAGGAGGCGTCGGCGCCGAATCTTTGGGACGACGTCGAGAACGCGCAGAAGATTACCAGCCGGCTTTCCAACAAGCAGGGTCTGATCAAGAAGCTCGATTCGCTTTCGAGCCGCCTTGACGACATCGAAACCCTTTACGAATTGGGTCAGGAAGAGAATGACGCCGATTCGATGAACGAGGCCCAGAGCGGCGTGGAGGCCCTGCAGAAGGACCTTGACGAGATGGAGATCCAGACGCTGCTCGACGGCGAATACGACGAGCGTAGCGCCGTGGTGACCATCCGAAGCGGTGCCGGCGGCGTGGACGCGGCCGATTTCGCCCAGATGCTCCTGCGCATGTACCTGCGTTGGGCCGAGCGCAACGGCTACAAGACCAAGGTGATGGACACCTCCTACGCCGAGGAGGCTGGCATCAAGTCGGCCACCTTCCAGGTCGACGCGCCCTACGCCTACGGCCGTCTTTCCGTGGAGGGCGGCACCCACCGCCTGGTCCGCATCTCGCCCTTCGACAACCAGGGCCGCCGCCAGACCAGCTTCGCCGCCGTCGAGGTGGTGCCGCTGGTGGAGGAGACCGACCACATCGACATCCCCGATTCCGATATCCGCGTGGACACCTACTGCTCTTCGGGCCCCGGCGGCCAGGGCGTCAACACCACGTATTCCGCGGTGCGCATCACCCACTTGCCCACCAACATCGTGGTGACCATGCAGGACGAGCGCAGCCAGATCCAGAACCGCGCCGCCGCCATGGCCGTGCTCCAGTCCCGCCTGCTCGTGCTGCGCCACGAGGCCGAGGCCAAGAAGAAGAAGGAGCTCGCCGGCGACATCAAGGCCAGCTGGGGCGACCAGATGCGCTCCTACGTGCTGCACCCCTATCAGATGGTTAAGGACCTGCGCACGGGCTACGAGACCAGCCAGACCCAGGCCGTTTTCGACGGCGACATCAACGGTTTCATTGACGCGGGCATCCGCTGGCGCCACGAGCAGCGCCGCCAGGACGCGATCGAGGCCGAGGAGAACGGGAAGAACTAG
- a CDS encoding citrate synthase, whose product MVQAKLNVDAGEFDLPVVKATEGADGIAISGLKKDGFVAFDPGFLATAQCESKITYIDGQNSILRYRGYPIEQLCEQSDFLEVAWLLQHGELPTKSEYDQFCLDLNHRTMVGEDFRSFMASFPRSAQPMSVLASAINALGAFYPSTTDISDPDQLDESARIIMAKARTIVSYIYRRRRDEPMLYPDVARGYVDDFLRMCFAVPYESYESDELSIHALGRLLIIHADHEQNCSTSVVRIAGSAHANLYSAVAAGVNALSGPLHGGANEAVLRQLEVIRDSGESVAQFVDKAKKSGTRISGFGHRVYKCYDPRAVVAKHYLEQLMARGDVDNRLPADERTLFAIATELEDIATHDDYFVSRHLYPNVDFYTGLLYRVIGFDPAMFTPLFALGRIPGWIAQYREMLADPQTKIGRPRQVYTGETQRDYVPMDQR is encoded by the coding sequence ATGGTGCAGGCGAAACTCAATGTGGACGCGGGTGAGTTCGATCTGCCCGTCGTGAAGGCCACCGAGGGCGCCGACGGCATCGCGATATCCGGGCTCAAGAAGGACGGGTTCGTCGCCTTCGATCCGGGTTTCCTGGCCACCGCGCAATGCGAATCGAAAATCACCTATATCGACGGGCAGAACTCCATCCTGCGCTATCGCGGCTACCCAATCGAGCAGCTGTGCGAGCAATCCGATTTCCTCGAGGTCGCCTGGCTGCTCCAGCACGGCGAGCTGCCCACGAAGTCCGAATACGACCAGTTCTGCCTCGACCTGAACCACCGCACCATGGTGGGCGAGGACTTCCGCAGCTTCATGGCCTCGTTCCCGCGCTCGGCCCAGCCGATGAGCGTGCTCGCCTCGGCCATCAACGCCCTGGGCGCCTTCTATCCGAGCACCACCGACATCAGTGACCCGGACCAGCTCGACGAGTCCGCGCGCATCATCATGGCCAAGGCGCGAACCATCGTCAGCTACATTTATCGCCGTCGCCGCGATGAGCCGATGCTCTACCCGGACGTCGCCCGTGGCTATGTCGACGATTTCCTACGCATGTGCTTCGCGGTGCCCTACGAATCGTACGAATCCGACGAGCTCTCCATCCACGCGCTGGGCCGCCTGCTCATCATCCACGCCGACCACGAGCAGAACTGCTCCACCTCCGTGGTGCGCATCGCCGGCAGCGCCCACGCCAACCTCTATTCCGCCGTCGCCGCCGGCGTCAACGCGCTTTCCGGGCCGTTGCATGGCGGCGCGAACGAAGCGGTGCTGCGTCAGTTGGAGGTCATCAGGGATTCCGGCGAAAGCGTGGCCCAGTTCGTCGACAAGGCGAAGAAAAGCGGCACCCGCATCTCCGGCTTCGGCCATCGTGTCTACAAATGCTACGATCCGCGCGCGGTGGTGGCCAAGCACTATCTCGAGCAGCTCATGGCGCGAGGTGACGTCGACAACCGCCTGCCCGCCGACGAACGTACGCTGTTCGCCATCGCCACGGAGCTGGAGGACATCGCCACGCACGACGACTATTTCGTCTCCAGGCACCTTTACCCGAACGTCGACTTCTACACCGGTCTGCTCTACCGGGTCATCGGCTTCGACCCGGCCATGTTCACCCCGCTCTTCGCGTTGGGGCGTATCCCCGGTTGGATCGCGCAATACCGCGAGATGCTGGCCGATCCGCAGACCAAGATTGGCCGTCCGCGCCAGGTCTACACCGGCGAAACCCAGCGCGACTACGTGCCGATGGATCAGCGTTAG
- the map gene encoding type I methionyl aminopeptidase has product MIELKTPKEIASMKVAGRFVGSILKELKETTKVGTNLLEIDDLVRRRIESRKGAESCYVDYAPDFGTGPFKHYICVSVNDAVLHGVPYDYNLKDGDLVSLDLAISVDGWCGDSAVSFVVGSDPDPDDLALIKCTEEALAAGIAAAQPGNRLGDVSAAVGDVAHEHGYTVNMEFGGHGIGHVMHGDPFVPNDGKAHHGYKLRPGLTIAIEPWFMKTTDEIYQDAKDGWTLRSSDGSNGAHSEHTIAITDNGPEILTVRE; this is encoded by the coding sequence ATGATCGAATTGAAAACACCAAAGGAAATCGCCTCGATGAAGGTCGCAGGCCGCTTCGTCGGCAGCATCCTCAAAGAGCTGAAGGAGACCACCAAGGTCGGCACCAACCTGCTCGAGATCGACGACCTGGTGCGCCGCCGCATCGAAAGCCGCAAGGGCGCCGAATCCTGCTACGTCGACTACGCCCCCGACTTCGGCACCGGCCCATTCAAACATTACATCTGCGTCTCCGTCAACGATGCCGTGCTGCACGGCGTGCCTTATGACTACAACCTCAAGGACGGTGACTTGGTGAGCCTCGACCTCGCCATCAGCGTCGACGGCTGGTGCGGCGACTCGGCCGTCAGCTTCGTGGTCGGCAGCGACCCGGACCCGGACGACCTGGCGCTCATCAAGTGCACCGAGGAGGCGCTCGCGGCCGGCATCGCGGCGGCCCAGCCCGGCAACCGCTTGGGCGACGTTTCCGCTGCGGTCGGTGACGTGGCGCACGAGCATGGCTATACCGTCAACATGGAGTTCGGCGGCCATGGCATCGGCCATGTGATGCACGGCGACCCGTTCGTGCCCAACGACGGCAAGGCGCATCATGGCTACAAGCTGCGTCCGGGCCTCACCATCGCGATCGAGCCCTGGTTCATGAAGACCACCGACGAGATCTACCAGGACGCCAAGGACGGCTGGACGCTGCGCAGCTCCGACGGCTCCAACGGCGCCCACAGCGAGCACACCATCGCCATTACCGACAACGGCCCGGAGATCCTGACCGTCCGCGAGTAG
- a CDS encoding M13-type metalloendopeptidase, translating into MSTPLVSGLDTTSFSSTINPGDDLFRYVNGPWIDTYDLPDDRSRYGAFDKLAEDAEAQIRDILEDENCPARKSQSLYRSFLDTDAINKAGITPIASDLKLVDGAQSKAELTKALGTLNVTGGPDLFDFGVYGDPEDPEHNILHIEQGGIGLPDEAYYRQDQYAPIREQYTAMVARLLTLAGYGDAATAQEDPQRLLDVETRIAANHWDNVATRDSQKTNNPTDFADLAATLAGFDITTWIDAWQQAYDASPAAVAQPIDLKAAFSRVIVHEPSFLTGLDAFWNQASLDELKLWARVSLISGWASALSSDFDKTHFDFYGRTLSGAKKQRDRWKRGVATVNGVCGEEVGREYVKRHFPESSKERMEQLVSNLIEGYRVSITDSAWLGDDTKTKALEKLSKFTPMIGYTNHWRDYTALDIRPGASLVDNLRAATIYELGFQLAKVGKTVDREEWLMNPQTVNAYYEPSMNVIVFPAAILQPPFFNPEADDAANYGGIGAVIGHEIGHGFDDQGSQYDGDGKLHDWWTKSDKANFEKLTGALIEQYNGFVPSQLQEKYADNPDKAPHVNGALTIGENIGDLSGVNISLKAYAFAIDKANGQPLDGSDEGVARTLAQAPTLDGFTGLQRFFLSYASIWRTAQRVELTEQYLQIDPHSPAEFRTNGIVRNVNLFYQAFDVSPEQKLWLAPSERVHIW; encoded by the coding sequence ATGTCTACACCTTTGGTTTCAGGCCTTGATACGACCTCATTCTCCAGCACCATCAACCCCGGCGACGACCTCTTCCGCTACGTCAACGGACCATGGATCGACACCTACGACCTGCCGGACGACCGCTCCCGCTATGGCGCGTTCGACAAGCTCGCGGAGGACGCCGAAGCGCAGATCCGCGACATCCTCGAGGACGAGAATTGCCCCGCACGCAAATCGCAAAGCCTCTACCGCTCCTTCCTCGACACCGACGCCATCAACAAGGCGGGCATCACCCCCATCGCCTCCGATTTGAAGCTCGTCGACGGGGCGCAGAGCAAGGCCGAGCTGACCAAGGCGCTCGGCACGCTCAACGTCACCGGCGGCCCCGACCTCTTCGACTTCGGCGTCTACGGCGACCCCGAGGACCCCGAGCACAACATCCTGCATATCGAGCAGGGCGGCATCGGGCTGCCCGACGAGGCCTACTACCGTCAGGACCAGTACGCCCCCATCCGCGAGCAGTACACCGCGATGGTCGCCAGGCTGCTGACGCTGGCTGGTTACGGCGATGCCGCCACGGCCCAGGAGGACCCGCAACGTCTGCTCGACGTCGAGACCCGCATCGCCGCCAACCATTGGGACAACGTGGCCACTAGGGACTCGCAGAAGACCAACAATCCCACGGATTTCGCCGACCTGGCCGCCACATTGGCCGGCTTCGACATCACCACCTGGATCGACGCCTGGCAGCAGGCCTACGACGCCTCCCCCGCCGCGGTCGCCCAGCCGATCGACCTCAAGGCGGCGTTCTCGCGCGTCATCGTGCATGAGCCGAGCTTCCTGACCGGGCTCGACGCCTTCTGGAACCAGGCCTCGCTCGACGAGCTCAAGCTGTGGGCGAGGGTCTCGCTGATCTCCGGCTGGGCCAGCGCGCTGAGCTCCGACTTCGACAAGACGCATTTTGACTTCTACGGCCGCACGCTTTCCGGGGCCAAGAAGCAGCGTGACCGCTGGAAGCGTGGCGTGGCCACCGTCAACGGCGTCTGCGGCGAGGAGGTCGGGCGCGAATATGTCAAACGCCACTTCCCCGAAAGCTCGAAGGAGCGCATGGAACAGCTGGTCTCGAACCTCATCGAGGGCTACCGCGTCTCCATCACCGACAGCGCGTGGCTTGGCGACGACACCAAGACGAAGGCGCTCGAGAAGCTCTCGAAGTTCACCCCGATGATCGGCTACACCAACCATTGGCGCGACTACACCGCGCTCGACATCCGCCCCGGTGCGAGCCTGGTCGACAACCTGCGCGCCGCCACGATCTACGAGCTCGGCTTCCAGCTGGCCAAGGTCGGCAAGACGGTGGACCGTGAGGAATGGCTGATGAATCCGCAGACGGTCAACGCCTATTACGAGCCGTCGATGAACGTCATCGTCTTCCCGGCCGCGATCCTCCAACCTCCCTTCTTCAACCCCGAAGCGGACGACGCCGCGAACTACGGCGGCATCGGCGCGGTGATCGGCCACGAGATCGGCCACGGCTTCGACGACCAAGGCAGCCAGTACGACGGCGATGGCAAGCTCCACGACTGGTGGACCAAGAGCGACAAGGCCAACTTCGAGAAGCTGACCGGCGCGCTCATCGAGCAGTACAACGGCTTCGTGCCCTCGCAGCTCCAGGAGAAGTACGCCGACAACCCGGACAAGGCGCCGCACGTCAACGGCGCGCTCACCATCGGCGAGAACATCGGCGACCTGAGCGGGGTCAACATCTCGTTGAAGGCCTACGCCTTCGCGATTGACAAGGCCAACGGCCAGCCGCTCGACGGTTCCGACGAAGGTGTGGCCCGCACGCTGGCCCAGGCCCCGACGCTCGACGGATTCACCGGCCTGCAGCGCTTCTTCCTGAGCTACGCCTCGATCTGGAGGACGGCGCAGCGTGTGGAGTTGACCGAGCAGTACCTACAGATCGACCCGCACTCCCCCGCCGAATTCCGCACCAACGGTATCGTGCGCAACGTCAATCTCTTCTACCAGGCCTTCGACGTGAGCCCCGAACAGAAGCTGTGGCTCGCTCCCTCCGAGCGCGTGCATATCTGGTAG
- a CDS encoding HdeD family acid-resistance protein: protein MTNTDMNGNGDNAGGQAPQNQGAANGYGPYASDPNQYDQQYGNQQYGNQQYGNPNMNQQNAQPGSNEWWRMNPFKLAEEWLPNQAKKTIRIIYGIVGVVAVLLGLALLIWPGKTLVVFAVALGLYFLISGAIRVVGAIVENGLPGGWRVLDILVGILLVIGGVVMLKNTALSTAMLTILVTLAVGIGWIMEGIMALVETWRLPSSGWAIFYGVISILAGIVVLFSPFASMIWLIIFAGCAMLVMGVVAIVRAFRFGKH from the coding sequence ATGACCAACACCGATATGAACGGCAATGGTGACAACGCGGGCGGGCAGGCCCCGCAAAACCAAGGCGCGGCCAACGGGTATGGCCCGTACGCCAGCGACCCGAATCAATACGATCAACAGTATGGCAATCAGCAATACGGTAACCAGCAATATGGCAATCCGAACATGAACCAGCAGAACGCCCAGCCCGGCAGCAACGAATGGTGGCGGATGAACCCCTTCAAGCTCGCCGAGGAATGGCTGCCGAACCAGGCCAAGAAGACGATCCGCATCATCTACGGCATCGTCGGCGTCGTGGCCGTGCTGCTCGGCCTGGCCCTCCTGATCTGGCCGGGCAAGACCCTCGTGGTCTTCGCGGTCGCCCTGGGCCTTTACTTCCTGATCTCCGGCGCCATCCGAGTGGTCGGCGCGATCGTCGAGAACGGGCTGCCGGGAGGTTGGCGCGTGCTTGACATCCTCGTCGGCATCCTCTTGGTGATCGGCGGCGTTGTGATGCTCAAGAACACGGCGCTTTCCACCGCCATGCTCACCATCTTGGTCACCTTGGCCGTCGGCATCGGCTGGATCATGGAGGGCATCATGGCTCTGGTGGAGACCTGGCGTCTGCCGAGCTCGGGCTGGGCCATCTTCTACGGCGTCATCTCGATCCTCGCCGGCATCGTCGTGCTCTTCTCCCCGTTCGCCTCGATGATCTGGCTGATCATCTTCGCCGGATGCGCCATGCTTGTCATGGGCGTGGTCGCCATCGTGCGTGCCTTCCGTTTCGGCAAGCACTGA
- a CDS encoding CHAP domain-containing protein, protein MRKQKQVTAAFSILIATATLCGTAAMTMTANVGQAQASTMSQYQQAAASQADLKSQLAGVDSDLANQILQLNDLTNNQIPAAQAAAQNAQQGADQAKNLAQATSDRLAAAQKDKADLEAKIAQTGADFDDAKAGVAAQARESFHGSDAADVMNVVTKSGTTKDFVDKMQSSAAVTRSEANAANADANTLGTSMNRKQRLAAIETQISTLKDQADSQAASAQQAAESAQAQQSSLQALRDQGAQARASLESQKSSLTSQSAQQAAELAILQSQIDSQNEQMGYQQQSASQGTSQAGSSSYIPSNPSPVAAPGPVYGGGGHPSGDSGNAYPPRQCTEWAYLRRHQLGLPVGSYFGNGGQWANSARSLGYQVDRTPSFGAIVVFYPGQSVGGHWIADPYYGHVAIVEGVWGNTIAISEGGTGFATFPANEVLNDAYNYEYIHN, encoded by the coding sequence ATGCGCAAGCAGAAGCAAGTGACCGCGGCCTTCAGCATCCTGATCGCCACAGCCACGTTGTGTGGCACTGCGGCGATGACCATGACGGCCAACGTAGGGCAGGCTCAGGCATCCACCATGAGCCAGTACCAGCAGGCCGCCGCCAGCCAGGCCGACCTGAAGAGCCAGCTGGCCGGGGTCGACAGCGACCTGGCCAACCAGATCCTGCAGCTCAACGATTTGACGAACAACCAGATTCCCGCCGCCCAGGCCGCGGCGCAGAACGCCCAGCAGGGCGCCGACCAGGCGAAGAACCTGGCGCAGGCCACCTCCGACCGCCTCGCGGCCGCCCAGAAAGACAAGGCCGATCTCGAAGCCAAGATCGCGCAGACCGGCGCCGATTTCGATGACGCCAAGGCGGGCGTGGCCGCCCAGGCCCGTGAGAGCTTCCATGGCTCCGACGCCGCCGACGTGATGAACGTGGTCACCAAGTCCGGCACCACCAAGGATTTCGTCGACAAGATGCAGTCCTCCGCCGCGGTCACTCGCAGCGAGGCCAACGCCGCGAACGCCGACGCCAACACGCTCGGCACCTCGATGAACCGCAAGCAGCGTCTCGCCGCCATCGAGACCCAGATTTCCACGTTGAAGGACCAGGCCGACAGCCAGGCCGCCAGCGCGCAGCAGGCCGCCGAGTCGGCGCAGGCCCAGCAGAGCAGCCTGCAGGCCTTGCGAGACCAGGGCGCCCAGGCGCGCGCGAGCCTCGAATCGCAGAAGAGCTCGCTGACCTCGCAGTCCGCGCAGCAGGCAGCCGAACTCGCCATCCTGCAGTCACAGATCGATTCCCAGAACGAGCAAATGGGCTACCAGCAGCAGAGCGCGAGCCAAGGCACCAGCCAGGCCGGCAGCTCGAGCTACATTCCCAGCAACCCGTCTCCTGTCGCTGCACCGGGACCTGTCTATGGTGGTGGCGGCCACCCCTCCGGTGACTCCGGCAACGCCTATCCTCCGCGCCAGTGCACCGAGTGGGCCTATCTCCGTCGTCACCAGCTCGGCCTGCCCGTTGGATCCTACTTCGGCAACGGTGGCCAGTGGGCCAATTCCGCCCGCAGCCTCGGCTACCAGGTCGACAGGACCCCGTCATTCGGCGCCATCGTCGTCTTCTACCCGGGCCAGAGCGTCGGCGGCCATTGGATCGCCGACCCCTACTACGGGCATGTGGCCATCGTCGAGGGCGTGTGGGGCAACACCATCGCCATCTCTGAGGGCGGCACCGGTTTCGCCACCTTCCCGGCCAATGAGGTGTTGAACGACGCCTACAACTACGAATACATCCATAACTGA
- the dapD gene encoding 2,3,4,5-tetrahydropyridine-2,6-dicarboxylate N-succinyltransferase gives MSEERTAWGWGLASIDAEGNTLDVWYPKLEIGAAPSKESRPNHGFGALEHSEPDARGVRREAVFTVSSIDSPIVDAADAYLRLHLLSMCMVEPNTINLDGIFAKLANVVWTNYGPFAAENFALRKMDVMNAVAKSGVVAGGMPAPHVDVNVLAIDKFPRMVDYVAPEGVRIGDADRVRLGAHLAPGTTVMHAGFVNFNAGTLGTCMIEGRVSQGVVVGDGSDVGGGSSIMGTLSGGGKLRNSIGEHSLLGANAGIGISLGDNCVVEAGLYVTAGTKITIHDKAKIAAGEPLEVVKGSELSGKDNILFIRNSVTGAIEARYRKVGIALNEKLHKN, from the coding sequence ATGAGCGAAGAACGCACAGCCTGGGGCTGGGGCCTGGCCTCGATCGACGCGGAGGGCAACACGTTGGACGTGTGGTACCCGAAGCTTGAGATCGGCGCGGCGCCGAGCAAGGAGAGCCGCCCCAACCACGGATTCGGCGCGCTCGAGCACAGCGAGCCGGACGCGCGCGGAGTGCGACGCGAGGCGGTCTTCACCGTCTCGTCCATCGACTCCCCCATCGTCGACGCGGCCGACGCCTATCTGCGCCTGCACCTGCTGAGCATGTGCATGGTCGAGCCGAACACCATCAACCTCGACGGTATCTTTGCTAAGTTGGCCAACGTCGTGTGGACCAACTACGGACCGTTCGCCGCCGAGAACTTCGCGTTGCGCAAGATGGATGTGATGAACGCTGTGGCGAAATCGGGCGTGGTGGCCGGCGGCATGCCCGCCCCGCACGTCGACGTCAACGTGCTCGCCATCGACAAGTTCCCGCGCATGGTCGACTATGTGGCCCCCGAGGGCGTGCGCATCGGCGACGCGGACCGCGTGCGCCTCGGCGCCCATCTGGCCCCCGGCACCACGGTGATGCACGCCGGGTTCGTCAACTTCAATGCCGGCACGCTCGGCACCTGCATGATCGAGGGACGGGTCTCGCAAGGCGTCGTCGTCGGCGACGGCTCCGACGTCGGTGGCGGCTCGTCCATCATGGGCACGCTCTCCGGCGGCGGCAAGCTGCGCAACTCCATTGGCGAGCACAGCCTTTTGGGTGCCAACGCCGGCATCGGTATCTCTTTGGGAGACAACTGCGTGGTCGAAGCGGGCCTTTATGTCACCGCCGGCACGAAGATCACCATCCACGACAAGGCCAAGATCGCCGCGGGTGAGCCGCTTGAGGTCGTCAAGGGATCCGAGCTCTCGGGGAAGGACAACATCCTCTTCATCCGCAACTCGGTGACCGGGGCTATCGAGGCGCGCTACCGCAAAGTCGGCATCGCCCTCAACGAGAAGCTGCATAAGAACTGA
- the ftsX gene encoding permease-like cell division protein FtsX, translating to MRMRFILSETWTSLRQNVSMILSVMLVTFISFVFIGASGLMQAQVTKAKGDWYKEVEVVVWLCPDGTSQAANCSAGKAPSQQEIVQLEEKIHRDLNNEVSKVTYESREDFYKHTFLKQYPNGVYEGRTLTAADMQDSLRLKLKDPTKYQEVSETLTGNNGVEEVLDQRQIFDPVFNILNKATVVTVVLAVVMVVVAVMLTGTTIRMSAASRRNETEIMRLVGASNWTIRLPFILEGVFASLIGSLLSAATLSVIVKVFITDWLAKTVQWMPYIDQKTVWLMAPVLVVGAVLLSACASAVSLRRYLKA from the coding sequence ATGAGAATGCGGTTCATACTTTCCGAGACCTGGACGAGCCTTCGCCAGAACGTCTCCATGATCCTTTCGGTCATGCTCGTCACCTTCATCTCCTTCGTCTTCATCGGTGCCTCCGGCCTCATGCAGGCCCAGGTCACCAAGGCCAAGGGCGACTGGTACAAGGAGGTCGAGGTGGTCGTCTGGCTCTGCCCGGACGGCACCAGCCAGGCCGCCAACTGCTCGGCGGGCAAGGCCCCGAGCCAGCAGGAGATCGTGCAGCTCGAGGAGAAGATCCACCGCGACCTCAACAACGAGGTCTCCAAGGTCACCTACGAGAGCCGTGAGGACTTCTACAAGCACACCTTCCTCAAGCAATACCCCAACGGCGTCTACGAGGGCCGCACCCTCACCGCCGCCGACATGCAGGATTCGCTGCGCCTGAAGCTCAAGGACCCCACCAAGTACCAGGAGGTCTCCGAGACCCTGACCGGCAACAACGGCGTCGAGGAGGTGCTCGACCAACGCCAGATCTTCGATCCCGTCTTCAACATCCTCAACAAGGCCACCGTGGTCACGGTCGTGCTGGCGGTGGTGATGGTCGTGGTCGCGGTCATGCTCACCGGCACCACGATTCGCATGAGCGCGGCGAGCCGGCGCAACGAGACCGAGATCATGCGCCTGGTGGGCGCCTCGAACTGGACGATACGATTGCCGTTCATCCTCGAGGGCGTCTTCGCCTCGCTGATCGGCTCACTGCTTTCGGCGGCCACGCTGAGCGTGATCGTGAAGGTGTTCATCACCGACTGGCTGGCCAAGACGGTGCAGTGGATGCCTTATATCGACCAGAAGACGGTGTGGCTGATGGCCCCCGTACTCGTGGTCGGCGCGGTGCTGCTCTCCGCGTGCGCCTCGGCGGTCTCGCTGCGTCGCTATCTCAAGGCGTGA
- the ftsE gene encoding cell division ATP-binding protein FtsE: MALITLDKVTKIYPKGTRPALDCVSLDVERGDFVFLVGASGSGKTTLLSLLLCEEEATDGEIRVAGNDLRRLTSRQIPQYRRSIGFVFQDYKLLNNKTVWQNVAFALEVIGTRRSTIKSLVPKVLETVGLTGKEKNYPRELSGGEAQRVAIARAYVNHPQILLADEPTGNLDPTTSLGIMEVLDAINRTGTTIVMATHNEEIVNSMRKRVVELHSGKIVRDEQNGSYDSALYFPDAEVESKAKRVINPYMKGAGAGVASSPSQIQAGKGASRAAVAKQAVNVVADAVAQGSGENEGIARLANSVHSGRTGHYGEAFQSAETTMTWGKGLSEAEVTSVRDAISDRTIINADAGEPKKPAAKTSAASKGEAAKAKSKAKAKVVNAKVAKAPAASPSLPPVPPAPKANAKAAGKAKRSKYDDRVQGEGQGESSNKGDQR; this comes from the coding sequence ATGGCGTTGATTACATTGGACAAGGTCACCAAGATCTATCCCAAGGGCACACGCCCGGCGTTGGATTGCGTGAGTCTCGACGTGGAGCGTGGCGACTTCGTCTTCCTGGTCGGCGCCTCGGGCTCCGGCAAGACCACGCTGCTGAGCCTGCTGCTCTGCGAGGAGGAGGCCACCGACGGCGAGATCCGCGTGGCCGGCAACGACCTGCGACGTCTCACCTCGCGCCAAATCCCGCAGTACCGCCGTTCCATCGGCTTCGTCTTCCAGGACTACAAGCTGCTCAACAACAAGACCGTCTGGCAGAACGTCGCCTTCGCGCTCGAGGTCATCGGCACCCGCCGCTCGACCATCAAGTCGCTGGTCCCCAAGGTCCTCGAGACCGTGGGCCTGACCGGCAAGGAAAAGAACTATCCGCGCGAGCTCTCCGGCGGCGAGGCCCAGCGCGTGGCCATCGCCCGCGCCTACGTCAACCATCCGCAGATCCTGCTGGCCGACGAGCCCACCGGCAACCTCGACCCCACCACCTCGCTGGGCATCATGGAGGTGCTCGACGCCATCAACCGCACCGGCACCACCATCGTCATGGCCACCCACAACGAGGAGATCGTCAACTCCATGCGCAAGCGCGTCGTGGAGCTGCATTCGGGCAAGATCGTGCGCGACGAGCAGAACGGCAGCTACGATTCGGCGCTCTACTTCCCCGACGCGGAGGTGGAGTCGAAGGCCAAGCGCGTCATCAATCCTTACATGAAGGGCGCGGGGGCCGGCGTGGCCTCGTCGCCTTCGCAGATTCAAGCCGGCAAGGGTGCCTCCCGCGCCGCCGTCGCCAAGCAGGCCGTCAACGTCGTCGCGGACGCGGTGGCCCAAGGCAGCGGCGAGAACGAGGGCATCGCGCGTCTTGCCAATTCCGTGCATTCCGGCAGGACTGGCCACTACGGTGAGGCCTTCCAGTCCGCCGAGACCACCATGACCTGGGGCAAGGGCCTGAGCGAGGCCGAGGTGACCAGCGTGCGCGACGCGATCTCCGACAGGACGATCATCAACGCCGACGCCGGGGAGCCCAAGAAGCCCGCCGCCAAGACTTCCGCGGCGAGCAAGGGGGAGGCCGCGAAGGCCAAGAGCAAGGCGAAGGCCAAGGTCGTCAACGCCAAGGTCGCCAAGGCTCCCGCCGCCTCGCCGTCGCTGCCACCCGTGCCGCCCGCGCCGAAGGCCAACGCGAAAGCCGCGGGCAAGGCCAAGAGATCGAAATACGACGACCGCGTCCAAGGCGAGGGCCAGGGCGAATCCAGCAACAAGGGGGATCAGCGATGA